The sequence AATTCAGTAACCCAGCGAACCCAGAAATTCATGAAAAAACCACCGGCCCAGAAATTTGGGAAGATACTGATGGTGAAGTCGATGTCTTTATCGCTGGAGTGGGCACCGGTGGCACCTTGACCGGGGTCAGCCGCTACATCAAAAACACCAAAGGTAAGGCGATTACCACAGTTGCGGTGGAGCCTACCGACTCTCCGGTTATTACTCAGGCATTAGCAGGTCAGGAAATCAAACCCGGCCCGCATAAAATTCAGGGTATCGGTGCTGGCTTCATTCCCGGTAACCTTGATCTAACACTGGTTGATCGTGTTGCTCTGGTAACCAATGACGAAGCCATCTCTATGGCCCGCCGTTTGATGGATGAAGAGGGCATCTTAGCCGGTATTTCTTCCGGCGCTGCGGTTGCCGCGGCGGTCAAACTTTCTGAGGAAGATGGCTTTACTGACAAAACAATTGTGGTTATTCTTCCCTCCTCGGGTGAGCGCTATTTGAGCACGGCTTTGTTCGCAGATCTGTTCACTGAG comes from Yersinia bercovieri ATCC 43970 and encodes:
- the cysK gene encoding cysteine synthase A, whose amino-acid sequence is MSKIYEDNSLTIGHTPLVRLNRIGNGRILAKVESRNPSFSVKCRIGANMIWDAEKRGILTTDKELVEPTSGNTGIALAFVAAARGYKLTLTMPETMSIERRKLLKALGANLVLTEGAKGMKGAIAKAEEIQATDPDRYLILQQFSNPANPEIHEKTTGPEIWEDTDGEVDVFIAGVGTGGTLTGVSRYIKNTKGKAITTVAVEPTDSPVITQALAGQEIKPGPHKIQGIGAGFIPGNLDLTLVDRVALVTNDEAISMARRLMDEEGILAGISSGAAVAAAVKLSEEDGFTDKTIVVILPSSGERYLSTALFADLFTEQELQQ